DNA sequence from the Dreissena polymorpha isolate Duluth1 chromosome 3, UMN_Dpol_1.0, whole genome shotgun sequence genome:
tattgatgaacgTACGTAGGCATGATTACGGGTATTGCATGTTAATCATAGATTGAGTAGAGATTCTCCTGCGTACCCAGGTATTGCTCTAATAACATTTCATGCATTTGCAGAAATTCTTTTTTAAAGTAGTTAGgcatgtttctaaaaataaaatagtcATGAATATTTTATCAAGTAAAGTGTCTGATCTAATAtgattttgaaaacaacaaatgacACCGAACTACTAGAATGTTGAATGTAGAATGATCGCCGCGAGATATGTTGTCGCCCCGGACAATGCCTGCCATTTTTAACAGTTTTAACGCCATCGGAGGGGCGCTCTATATAGTATGTAAGTCTCGTTTACTTTCACTTTCGCTTTTGAACTTCCAGGTACATCAGCTATAGCATTGAGATGGCGTATTGCTTTGCCATTCATTGTGTGCACAGGACTGGGGGCAATGGAACCTGTAGTCTGTTCGGGTTCCCCATAAACCCAAAGGAGAAGAAGAAATGGGTTGATAGATGCAGGTATAGTGATTTTGTTTGCACAATCACAAACCAGTTTGTTTACCCGTGACGAGTGTGAACGCTTTCGGATATGATACGTTTCGGATTGTTAACGCCaacttttttgtttacatacattaaacatttatatttgtagagTAAGTATCAAGTTTAAAGCATATGTTTTGAATCAAAGACGGCTAAGTTTATTTAGTGAATTGATTGGTATAACATGTATccataaacaaaaaaacacattttatgacaGTATAATTTGTTAAATGATTATATCAAATGGAATGTTGCAGATATTATTTACACCAATATCATACGTAATGAAAaagaaattaattatttccagACGAGCGGACAGAGATGTTAACGGGAATGACCGGATATGTAGCTGTCATTTTGTAGATGGCAAGAAAGAAAATGGACCAACTATTTTTGATTACCAGAAACAAGATCTACCTTTCCCAGAAATGAACACACCACTAAAGGTAAATTACTAAAATTATATAcggaacaaaatattgttaaagttaaCTTTCTGTTATTTTAAATATCAGAGTAAAAAGAGTagaatatttattataacatgttatattttgtttgtagtTATTTAACATAAGCAAATTAAATTTTCATTTCACAGTTTAAATTTGAATACAGAATTTGTAGTAGAATGTACTAAGTATATGTTCATAAAAAACAGTATTAAATCATGGTTCGCATTAACCATTCAATAGTGCTGATCCCAGATGTcctcattttatgtttatagttggTATTCTGTTATAAAAGAAGtggataataacaataatttctCTTCTGATAAGGTTTCTTCAGTTTCCGTTTTTGctgtattaattattttcttataacAGATGCAAAAGGCCGAAGTTGGAGGAAAGGGAAGATGTGAAAGAAAGCATACCAGTAGATGTTACTAAAATTTCCCAGGACCATAATCATTACACGCATGACTACAGGGCTTATGATGACATTGATGCTAAACTACCAACAAAATCTAGTATGTTAAAGAATTTTTTCAATTATGCTTACTTTAATACTCACacgaacactgtattatgtgaagttggaataagacatcaacttgggaataaattgtgttttttcaactgtgcataatatgcagttttacatgttgtatttatttagtttgaaaaattatgattaaaatagatacttgcatatataatagcttcatttaaattgattttactacaaaactggattttttatgagtttttattataatcctcataaaataaaactgtgtccatgccgcgcatgaacacagttttaaaatacagttaaaatgataaaaatacaatcactgttaatgaaaaagtcatggaaaattgctttttAAGCTTGAAGTATTGATAAAGTAAATTCAGATCTTAAATgattagttttgtttgagaaaatcaccaaaaggatatccattcccagtttgatgtcttattccaaattcacataatacagtgttcgtgacaagtgattttttttttacaaattttctaatctgagtcctgggactcaataacttgcaaatctatgagccCCAGAaatgaaagaatgagtccaattattaaacaatattattttttgagaaatttaaatgcatttttgggactcatataattcgaaactttgcatcccTAGAGGTTTTTGTGAGTACAGGATGCAGGACTTGCGTGTAAAATATCACTGATTGACATTCAATATACagcaacattttaataataaaagttttcattatttttcattcGCAGTTCAAGAGTTAGAAAGGGTGAACTTGGCCGCATGAAAGTGCGCCCATCCAAAATGTCGGTTCAGGACATTATTGGTGAAAACGATAGGGTATTTGTTTTTATACTTGTAAAATGTACTCAATGAAGAActacataacaaaatatataatttattctgGTTATAATACAAGTTTCTTTTTTCGTAATTGTTGTTCCATTTGAAATTCGGTACAATCCATCATTTCGATACTGTGCACAAGTATATGAATGACTGTtattatgctcccggtagggtggcataagcagtggaactgtccgtcagtcattatgtcagtctgtccgtccgtccgaaaaaaaactttaacgttggccataacttttgcaatattgaagatagcaacttgatatttggcatgcatgtgtatctcatgaagctgcacattttgagtggtggaagttcaaggtcaacgccatccttcaaggtcaaatgtaaaaaataaataaaatatttcaaagcggcacagtagggggcattgtgtttctgacgaacacatctcttgtatacTTATAAGTGGctaattgattttctttttaagttggaactcaagaataattatatcACTGAATCCGAATGATTTTTTGTTACACAAATTATGGAGTAAAGTCAATGGAGTACAAATGTAATGTTGATTGCATtaaaaagctttatttgtatataatttcTAATCCTTTTTATTTCCTACCGCAGTTAAAACATTGCTCACTCACAACTCAATATGTTCATGTCACACTGTTTTATTTCAGATGCTGCTCTACACATCTTTTCCTGTCGATGTCTTCCAAGTCCTGGTGGGTGTTCTGAAGAGGTTAGCTCCTTTCAACTACTATGCTGGCTGGACTGTAGCCTGCTTCAGCCTAGAGGATCAACTATTAATCACCCTTATAAAATTACGTCTGAATTGTAAGGACTTAGATTTGGCAGTTAGATGCGATACAAGCAGAGGAACTGTTTcgaatattataaatacatatatttctgtgcttcatgaaatattgtttgaaagaatTTTACTTAAAGTAGGAATTCCAAGCCAACTCAAATGCAAGGGATCCATGCCGAAGTCATTTGAAGACTTTAAATTCTGCAAGAATCGAAAATATTAGAGTAACTTAAACCAGGTGACTTGATTTTGGCTGATAAGGGCTtcaatatttttgataaacttcCTGCTGGAGTTTCTTTAAACATTCCTCCTTTTCTTTCTAGTAAAGGTCATTTCACAAAAGAGGAAGCTTtactttgctttaaaattggatgGGGCCGAGTTCATGTAGAAAGGGGAAATGAAAGgataaataattatgatattttagatcatattCCTGCAGAATACAGACATTTAgcgacaatttttttcaattgtgttgTTGTCTTGTTAATCTTCAGGCTCCATTGTTAAAGGAAATAGCAAATACATATGAAATTgattaaaactagagctttgtcacagacgtgacgaataccaccacatgccgcattgatacagaatattttgcatgttgtcttcacaaaaaacagccgacaacatgctcaatgattaaaacgcactaagtgacccaatgaactagtttttgacccggcatggcccatgttcgaacttgacctacacatcatctagaaaaAACTTCTGAccatggtgaagatcggatgaaaactacttgaataagagagcggacatcatgctgaatgttaaataacgcactaattgaccctgtgacctagtttttggctcagcatggcccatattcaaacttggcatagagatcataaaacttctgaccaagtttggtaaagatattggatgaaaactacttgaattagagagcagacaacatgctgaatgtttaaaacgcactaaatggcccaatgacctagtttttgatccggcataacccatattcaaacttgatctagacatcatctagatacaacttctgaccaagtttggtgaagatcgggtgaaaacaacttgaattactTTGTGTACCTGTAAAATTCCTTCAAACAATATTTCGTGTATATGATGCTGTATTCCTAAATCTTTTAGTTGTGACTTGTATGTACCATGAAGAGTTGATCCTCTATGCTGAGACAAGTTTCAGTCTAGCTAGCATAGTAGTTGAAAGAAGCGAACCTCTTCAGACACTCTGAAGACAGTGCAGAGGAATGGTTATTACATTTTAGTTGGCAATTTGTATTTCTAATTTTAGCATATGCTTATGCCAATTTTATATGGAATGCTTGTTTGCCTGTGAATTTTTGTGTGTATTGTTTAAATCACAAATCATGCACATTTGGTTGTTCTGTATTTTTATTCCATAAACATCTAACAGACAGAAAGTATGACTGGTATATTCCAACCTATCGGAGGCATAAATTGTATTTCTAATTTTAGCATATGCATATGCCGATTGTATGTGGAATGCTTGTATTTTTGTGAACGTTTGTgtgtattgtttaaatatcaaatCATGCACATTTGGTTGTTGttctgtatttttatttcataaacatctaacagATGGAAAGTATGACTGGTATATTCAACCCTATCGGGGGGAGGGGCATAAAACACAAagaaccaaataaaaacaattacattttattgattATGGCAACTCAGTTGACCATGATAAAGCTGCTGTTGAAAGGCATGTATTAATTACGACATGaacaaatgaaaacttataaaaaaagcgatgtgtttgtgaaacactatgtccccatttaTTTGACcctgaagtatgaccttgacctttctccactcaaaatgtgcagctccatgagatacacatgcatgccaaatatgaagttgctatcttcaatattgcaaaagttatggcaaatgttaaagtttgcacaaacaaaccaaccaaccaacagacagggcaaagacaatatgtcccccaatatagtggtgggggacataaaaacaacattcTGCTGAAAATGTAGAATTAAAGAATATCTGTACTGTCACAAAATGGTGCATttaactttatataaacaatatataaataatcaacTTATTGgtagtacatgtattaacatatttcttcaaaggggccttttcacagattttggcacgtgttgaagtttgccattcaatgcattacattgataaatgttaactttggatctaaaaagctccagttacaaaaacattaataaaaataaaaggtgTAGTCTTCAACTGGGGTCGAACCACttaccctggagtcctggagtaagtctaccacatagaccactcggccatccgtgctcatacaatgaggaatgtattttatactttatataagcaatcttcgtagtttgacaaaatataacgactacaacagaactctccaaattattcaatcgtttagcgttgcaacgctttataaattttcaggtttttcaatCGTAAACagatgcgtaaaatggatattttagaccatggtaaattttcagttttaatgtttcctcacaaatatcaagtGATCAGaatcaggtcaatatctgaaagcaaTTGTAACCGGTTTAACTTTAACTAGTTGGGTGTAACCCCTAATAGATTATTATGAGGGTATATAAGCAAGCGTATCATTCAGCACGATTTGCGGGAAAGCAGTCATCCATATTGGTTGAAGCAGTTGTTCTTCACTTTTATTCTGTTTTCTATAAAGGTATGTTGTATTTTAACTATGACTAGGTTCACGAAGCAGCTTTATATGCcctatgaaattgtaaaaaaataagtttcaaaAATCATCATAAATTTGGTATATTTGTGGAGCTTAACATGTTATCTGTCTCATTCAAAAGCACTTTTGCCTTACAAATTGCGTTAAACATCTCTACAATTGACCACAAACATGTATAGTTCAgcaaaataacctaaattttgacaatttttggACATTTAATGACATAATAGAATATGAAGGCAAGTTTCCCACActttcatattttaagttttgattCATATTTCGGAGTTAGATGCAATCAAAAAATTACTTTGTGTCGGAAATATGCcttcatatttaattttgaacttTTGTGAATTTTAATATTGGTAGATGTAAGTTACAGTGTAACCCAAATGCCTCGTTGTTTTGCACATTAAAACACAAAGtaaattatatgtgttttgttgttgattgATACTGTGGTTATATTTAGAACACGTTTTCCATGCACAGTGTAATGTGTCTTTTCATTTATGcgaagataaaatattttttggtaAATATACGAATTTTGTTAACTACTGTTAGTAAGGGCATCAACTCTTGCATGATTGTTTACATCGCTCCATGACAACATGTAGTCAACACTCAGATCGATAATTTTAAAGGATCACTAGCATTCACGTAAGTTTTAATCTTTATTTTACTTTCATACATTTAAACTtaccattttaaatgttttattatcgtAAAAATGGTGTTCCTTCTGTTGAAATagtcaataaattgttgacagaTCCATTCGATTATTCTGGTGTATTGCGACTGCAGACGACTCCAGCAATATTGTTGTGAAAACCGTTGTTTTCTATCGCAATTTATATATAGTTGTATAGAATTGGTTGAAAAAATGTTTAAGCTTTTGAAAACATGCAAGTTGAGAGAAATTacgatttaaacaattaaaaccatttaagATGACAAACGACACTTGCAGTGAACGTCATATTGCTCAATCAATATACATCATTATCGATATTTTTACGATTGTCTGTGTGGTGTAATGGATGAAGTGTCAGACTCCCACGCGGATGGTTGTAGTTCGATTCTCGATAAAGtcattttttttgttacaataactgcaaaaataaaaacgtaactttgtaaaaaatattgcacctaattttttaacgttttttaaccaggttttccgaaggaaaaaactggttattagattggtgaatgcgggcgggcgggctggctggcgggctggctggctggctggcgggctggcggaacaagcttgtccgggccataactttgtcgttcattgtgagattttaaaatcatttggcacatttgttaaccatcattagacggtgtgtcgcgcgaaaaaattacgtcaatatctccaaggtcaaggtcacactttgagttcaaacgtaaaaaatagccataaatgagcttgtctgggctataactatgtcattcattatgagattttaaaatcatttggcacatttgttcaccatcatgggacggtgtgtcgcaagaaagaatcacgtcaatatctcaaatgtcaaggtcgccacgactaaaaatagatttattttaaaacaaacttacaaagggggttaattttgtttgttcatttcaaaagtacagtttgagttgtctccctttatcagatttttttttcacaatgaaaacctggttttgtgacaattttgtcccttgtttagtattatatttgtgttaaagAGAAACATCtaatataatttttctttttcttgCAGAATGCCTCTCAAAGCGTGTATTTTATGCGAAAAACGGCTTAAAATACACCAACGCCGTCCTGTAAATAAACATGtcgcaaaatatttaaaaaagaatttccTGATATAAACAACACAAGATCAATTTATTTGTGGCAAGTGTAGTCGGCCAGCGTATTACGCTGCATCACAACAACCTTCATGTGCACAACAACCTTCTTGTGCCTCTACCAGCTCATTGCCGCCGCAAAATGTTCTCCCAAACAGTCCTCCTTCAATCAAATTGAATATTGAAACAACATCAAAAAGCCAtgcttattgtttcatttgcaaGAAACCTGGACCAAAATTGATTGTCGTTCCTACTTCTACAAGGACAGAAACCTTCATtcaacataatattttaataacagcGGAAAGTAGGTGTTGTCCCGGTCATTTCAAGCAAAATGGTACATCCTTTGAAGAAAATGTAATTTCAAAATTGTCTACAATagacaatgtttttttaaacagatcaTCTCTTCTTAATCTTCTTACTGCAGTTCGAGAGTACTGCGTATGTTCAAAAAGTAAGAGGCTGTCGTTTGATGACTAAACAACTTTCAGTGAAGAAGACTTGTTAAATCTTACCGGCATTTCGGTGTCGAATTTTTTAGCACTCTTGAAAGCCGTCGAATTATCAATAAGAAACACGCCTGCTAGAACTGTAGCAACTACTATTGGAATTTTCTTGTTTAAGTTAAAGTCAGGTCTATCAAATAAGGTCCTGTCAACTTTGTTTGACGTTTCAAAATCAAGCGTCAGAAGAGCCATACAAACATCCAGAAAAGTACTTATGACCGACTTTGTGCCTTTTAATCTTGGCTTTTCACACATTTCACGCGAAGatgtaataaataaacatacgTGTAATTTGGCACAACTTCTTTTCACGGAAAATAAGGAACAAGTCATCCTCGTTCTCGACGGAACCTACATCTACATTCAAAAAAGTGGAAACTTTCAATTTCAACGGCAAACATATAGTATGCACAAGGGAAGACCATTAGTTAAACCCATGGTTATTGTAACAACATCAGGATATTATATTTCCGTAATCGGTCCATATTTGGCCAACAGCAAAAATAACGACGCATCAATTCTGCatcatataattaaaaacaacatcGAAGAAATTAAAAACTGGGTCAAGGAAAACGACATATTTGTTGTCGACAGAGGCTTCCGTGATGCCACCTCTCTGCTTGAAGAGCTCGGGATCCACGCGCAGATGCCGTCATTTTTGCCGCGAGGAAGCAAACAAATACCAACTGATTTGGCAAACTCTTCACGGCTAGTTACAAAGGTATGTTTGCTTTATTTGCACAATACACCGTCAGATTATACGCTAAAACATGAACAGCACAATGTGGAATAACTATGTGCCATTTATAGGACCCATGTAAGACGATTTAATAATTACTGAAAGGGTTATACCGTGTAATGCAGATGTAACGGGTGTGCAATACTATTTGTTCGGAGAAGAAACAAAAATCGCCTTTGTTTAAGCACCAAATAAACATTGACGATGCAAATCGAAATCTCTACTTTGTATTTttgtcttattattattattaattgtattgttatgttGAAACggaaatgaaaatgaatatatagtattattatttaatctacaaatgAGCCCATGCATGAAAGTCTTATGTCAGCATACCGATCTTAACTTAATTTCTATGCATCGGATCAATTAACTTATGTTTATAGGGGAAAACATCGAACGCTGTACGGTAGTGAGCTAATTTAAACCAAATATAAGCTGTAAAGTTGAGTTAttgacttttaaatattttacaataccttTTTAGGTAAGATGGGTAGTTGAAGCGGCTAACGCTAGAATCAAGCGGTGGAAGTATTTGGACCACATCTTGCCAACGAATCAAGTGCCATACATAGGCgactatattaaaattatttgtagTTTATGTAACAAGTTTCTTCCACCTTTGAGTGCCAACTGTGAATCGTCTGAAGATTTTTTATGTGCGGAAAGGATGATGGCCAAActaaaagaagaaaataaattgcaaaaattTGTAGAAGATAATAACCTCCATCGCCGTAGTATCAGTAAATGGTCGTCTGTTAACGAATCTGTTTCCAACTTTCCTCAACTTGACGAAACAATGCTTAAACTCCTGACGCTAGGCGCCTACCAGTTGAAGCTCTGTCCGTCTTACATTCAAGAATATATGGGCTCTGAATGCACCAT
Encoded proteins:
- the LOC127874534 gene encoding uncharacterized protein LOC127874534 — its product is MAYCFAIHCVHRTGGNGTCSLFGFPINPKEKKKWVDRCRRADRDVNGNDRICSCHFVDGKKENGPTIFDYQKQDLPFPEMNTPLKMQKAEVGGKGRCERKHTSRCY
- the LOC127875164 gene encoding uncharacterized protein LOC127875164 encodes the protein MTDFVPFNLGFSHISREDVINKHTCNLAQLLFTENKEQVILVLDGTYIYIQKSGNFQFQRQTYSMHKGRPLVKPMVIVTTSGYYISVIGPYLANSKNNDASILHHIIKNNIEEIKNWVKENDIFVVDRGFRDATSLLEELGIHAQMPSFLPRGSKQIPTDLANSSRLVTKVRWVVEAANARIKRWKYLDHILPTNQVPYIGDYIKIICSLCNKFLPPLSANCESSEDFLCAERMMAKLKEENKLQKFVEDNNLHRRSISKWSSVNESVSNFPQLDETMLKLLTLGAYQLKLCPSYIQEYMGSECTIDVFRETCDLIRVRLQSRHISSKTYQVWIQYDSDHVKAWYCQCRAGARTVGTCSHVASVIWYLSGLSGPINDCGIQDWGKYIDDASHVPQTVDTSDSESDVSTVEE